Proteins encoded together in one Prosthecobacter debontii window:
- the holA gene encoding DNA polymerase III subunit delta: MPPPKKAAATDSGPIHVILGTDDARVKEAAMKTVQRLTPPGADEFANEIIEGNADNAEHAGQICSNVILALQTMPFFGGAKVVWLKGANFLGDTQTGKAQAAVQGFENLLDVLEGGLGPDVKFVLSANSIDKRRNSYKRLGKLAAIEVFDKPDTSKAGWEGAVLAQASQKAKQLGLTFESGALDLLVQMAGDDTRQLENEIEKIDLYLGERRRCGINTVRGLVSLSRAGVVWEIGNAIGVRDLQRALELLGVLLYQGQNAIGILLGAIVPRVRSLLVVKELATKHKINRASYSGFTSSLDALPPSATAHLPRKKDGTGFNAYPLFLALNEAGKFTLDELHAALEACLEANVKLVTTQLDSKVVLERLLVGMLSPRVTR, from the coding sequence ATGCCACCTCCGAAGAAAGCTGCCGCCACCGACTCCGGCCCGATTCATGTCATCCTGGGCACGGATGATGCCCGGGTGAAAGAGGCCGCCATGAAAACGGTGCAGCGCCTCACGCCCCCTGGGGCGGATGAATTCGCCAATGAGATCATCGAGGGCAATGCCGACAACGCGGAGCACGCCGGGCAGATCTGCTCCAATGTCATCCTCGCTCTCCAGACCATGCCCTTCTTTGGTGGAGCCAAAGTGGTGTGGCTGAAGGGGGCGAATTTCCTCGGTGATACGCAGACCGGCAAAGCCCAGGCGGCGGTGCAGGGCTTTGAGAACCTGCTGGATGTGCTGGAAGGAGGCCTCGGCCCCGATGTGAAATTTGTCCTGAGTGCCAACAGCATCGACAAGCGACGTAACAGCTACAAGCGCCTCGGCAAGCTGGCGGCCATCGAAGTCTTTGATAAACCCGATACCAGCAAAGCCGGCTGGGAGGGAGCCGTGCTGGCTCAGGCCTCCCAAAAAGCCAAACAACTGGGGTTGACCTTCGAAAGCGGCGCCTTGGATCTCCTCGTGCAGATGGCCGGGGATGACACCCGTCAGCTGGAGAATGAAATCGAGAAGATCGACCTCTACCTCGGCGAGCGCCGCCGCTGCGGCATCAATACCGTTCGCGGCTTGGTTTCCTTGAGCCGAGCCGGGGTGGTGTGGGAGATCGGTAATGCCATCGGCGTGCGTGATCTCCAGCGTGCACTGGAGCTTCTCGGGGTGCTGCTTTACCAGGGGCAAAACGCCATCGGTATTTTACTCGGAGCCATTGTCCCCCGTGTGCGCAGCCTGCTCGTCGTCAAAGAGCTAGCCACGAAGCACAAGATCAATCGGGCCAGCTACAGCGGCTTCACCTCCAGTCTGGACGCCCTGCCCCCCAGTGCGACGGCGCATCTGCCCCGGAAAAAAGACGGTACGGGCTTCAATGCCTATCCGCTCTTTCTGGCGCTGAATGAAGCGGGTAAGTTCACCCTGGATGAGCTGCATGCCGCCCTGGAAGCCTGCCTGGAAGCCAACGTCAAACTGGTGACGACCCAGCTCGACTCGAAAGTGGTGCTGGAGCGCTTGTTGGTGGGGATGTTGTCTCCGCGGGTAACTCGTTAA
- a CDS encoding SulP family inorganic anion transporter, giving the protein MSGPTTPSWWQIARNLSRQGRSWLKENLADTGLDPLPIRRWWSTYTPKRFKSDLKAGTSVALLDIPQSMAYAAIAGLPLQFGTTCSAVGGIIGALFINSRFTVLGPSNATAFMIFSYFAADAHLDRVGMMPLLVFMVGTLLLIGSFLKVAELAQYISRAVMVAYVTGAALLIMANQSGNVLGISSRVETEDGQVFQPRTFPGIVWQLLKRLDQCHWESLTIALLTAAIYWGVRKFRPTWPSLVLALVGASVAGLGMKSLNLHVPTFQDAQFTWLDLLPPFPDFTSQRFLSDFSRLFGLAVALAFLATLECSSMSKMLAGLKGLRVDANQDMFGLGMANLSCAYLSGMPCSCSLTRSVLNFSSGARTPVAAMINGSVCLVGALTLGSAVAYLPRAALAMLIICVVVSIIQKRHILICLQATGSDAFTFLLTLAATLMVPLHVAIFTGVGVSLMLYLRKASRPSLVEYEFNQEGHLAEASQACGKTPPSPSFMSRASCSLVRRSSSAPRSSRPAPTPTCASSSCA; this is encoded by the coding sequence ATGTCCGGACCAACCACACCCTCCTGGTGGCAGATTGCTCGCAATCTGTCACGGCAAGGGCGTTCTTGGCTGAAAGAAAATCTGGCAGATACGGGGTTGGACCCCCTGCCCATCCGACGCTGGTGGAGTACTTACACGCCGAAGCGGTTCAAATCAGACCTCAAGGCCGGCACCTCTGTGGCCTTGCTGGATATCCCGCAGAGCATGGCCTACGCCGCCATTGCAGGTCTGCCGTTGCAGTTTGGCACCACCTGCTCCGCGGTCGGGGGCATCATTGGGGCGTTGTTCATCAATTCCCGATTCACGGTGCTGGGGCCCTCGAATGCTACGGCCTTCATGATTTTCTCCTACTTCGCGGCGGACGCACACCTGGATCGGGTGGGGATGATGCCGCTCCTGGTCTTCATGGTCGGCACGCTGCTGCTTATCGGTTCTTTTCTCAAGGTGGCGGAACTGGCGCAATACATCAGCCGTGCAGTCATGGTGGCCTATGTCACCGGGGCGGCCCTGCTCATCATGGCCAATCAATCTGGGAATGTCCTGGGAATCTCCTCACGGGTGGAAACCGAGGATGGGCAGGTCTTCCAGCCACGCACCTTTCCCGGTATCGTCTGGCAGCTCTTAAAACGGCTCGACCAATGCCACTGGGAGAGCCTGACCATCGCCCTCCTCACCGCCGCCATCTACTGGGGCGTGCGCAAGTTCCGTCCCACCTGGCCGAGCCTCGTGCTGGCCCTGGTCGGCGCCTCCGTGGCCGGGCTGGGCATGAAATCCCTGAACCTGCATGTGCCGACCTTTCAGGATGCACAATTTACCTGGCTGGACCTGCTGCCCCCCTTTCCCGATTTTACCTCGCAGCGTTTCCTCTCGGACTTCAGCCGCCTGTTTGGCCTCGCGGTGGCCCTGGCCTTCCTCGCTACCCTGGAGTGCTCCTCCATGAGTAAGATGCTGGCGGGTCTCAAAGGCCTGCGGGTGGATGCTAACCAGGACATGTTTGGCCTCGGCATGGCCAATCTGAGCTGTGCCTACCTCAGCGGTATGCCCTGCTCCTGCTCGCTGACCCGCAGCGTGCTGAACTTCTCCAGCGGTGCCCGCACTCCGGTGGCGGCGATGATTAATGGCAGCGTCTGCCTCGTCGGAGCCCTCACGCTCGGCAGCGCCGTGGCCTACCTGCCGCGTGCCGCCCTGGCCATGCTCATCATCTGCGTGGTGGTCTCCATCATCCAGAAACGACACATCCTCATCTGCCTCCAAGCCACGGGGTCAGATGCGTTCACTTTCCTGCTCACCCTCGCCGCCACCTTGATGGTGCCCTTGCATGTGGCCATCTTCACCGGCGTCGGGGTTTCCCTCATGCTCTACCTGCGCAAGGCCAGCCGCCCCAGCCTCGTGGAGTATGAGTTCAACCAGGAAGGTCATCTGGCCGAAGCCAGCCAGGCGTGCGGCAAAACCCCGCCGTCTCCATCGTTCATGTCGAGGGCGAGTTGTTCTTTGGTGCGGCGGAGCTCTTCCGCACCCAGGTCCAGCAGGCCTGCGCCGACCCCAACCTGCGCATCATCATCCTGCGCCTGA
- a CDS encoding efflux RND transporter periplasmic adaptor subunit, whose protein sequence is MSSPSLDFLSPPESHVESHPRRMPAWVLPASIFVGFALFFAVLFQDRLLPAAHVKIAPVLVTEEAATTKSGHAIAQPAEAVLFQASGWIEPDPYPIKVTALTDGVIATVEVLEGQDVEKDQLLVSLVDEDARLVLSAAERRHTLLTSAREVHLAAVDTMKQKRQVTVQEVAAAQAMAADAEDQLARLDRVVKTSAISQSDYVSGRFRLEREKSLHLAAKAKEAEAAAEVRRMELETQSKNDEIALAAVAVDQAKLALRRTQVRAPVKGRVLRLMAAPGDKKMLGMDHPDSSTVCILYEPEKLQARVDVPLSDAAHLRVGQKARIHTSMLSNVVFEGEVLRINGEADLQRNTLQAKVHIKAPADQLRPEMLCRVEFLTEGKPLSGEATSLPGASSALSLWVPADALHGDQVWVCDPETRKITARTVTRSGQFRDGYQSITEGLLAGEWVVLSRGDWRDGQRVNPQPIKP, encoded by the coding sequence GTGTCCTCACCTTCTTTGGACTTCCTGTCCCCTCCTGAGTCTCATGTTGAGTCTCATCCACGTCGGATGCCCGCCTGGGTGCTGCCGGCGAGCATCTTTGTGGGCTTTGCCCTGTTTTTTGCAGTCCTTTTTCAGGACCGCCTTTTACCCGCTGCCCATGTGAAGATCGCTCCCGTGCTTGTCACTGAAGAAGCGGCCACCACCAAGAGCGGTCATGCAATCGCTCAGCCTGCCGAGGCGGTACTATTTCAGGCCAGTGGTTGGATCGAGCCTGATCCTTACCCGATCAAAGTGACGGCTCTCACGGACGGCGTCATTGCTACCGTGGAAGTGCTCGAAGGTCAGGATGTAGAAAAAGATCAGTTGCTGGTTTCTCTGGTTGATGAAGATGCACGCTTAGTGCTCTCCGCTGCGGAGAGACGGCACACTTTGTTAACCTCCGCTCGAGAGGTTCATTTGGCGGCGGTGGATACCATGAAGCAAAAGCGTCAAGTGACGGTGCAAGAAGTGGCCGCGGCTCAGGCCATGGCCGCAGACGCTGAAGATCAACTGGCACGCTTGGATCGAGTGGTGAAAACGAGTGCCATTTCACAATCCGATTATGTCTCTGGGCGCTTTCGACTTGAGAGGGAAAAATCGCTTCATCTAGCTGCGAAAGCTAAAGAAGCAGAAGCCGCAGCTGAAGTGCGACGTATGGAATTGGAAACACAGTCTAAAAACGATGAGATTGCCCTCGCGGCTGTGGCTGTGGATCAAGCGAAGTTAGCACTTCGGCGGACGCAGGTGAGAGCTCCTGTAAAGGGGCGTGTTCTGCGTCTGATGGCTGCTCCTGGAGATAAAAAAATGCTCGGAATGGACCATCCGGATAGCTCAACCGTGTGCATTCTTTATGAACCGGAAAAATTACAGGCACGCGTGGATGTGCCGTTATCAGACGCTGCGCATCTGCGAGTGGGGCAAAAGGCCCGCATTCACACAAGCATGCTGAGTAATGTGGTCTTTGAAGGAGAAGTCTTGCGCATCAATGGAGAAGCAGATCTTCAGCGGAACACGCTGCAAGCTAAAGTCCATATCAAAGCGCCGGCTGATCAGTTAAGACCGGAGATGCTGTGCCGGGTGGAGTTTCTAACAGAAGGGAAACCGCTCAGCGGAGAGGCAACCTCTCTTCCGGGTGCTTCATCGGCACTCTCACTCTGGGTGCCTGCCGATGCACTGCATGGAGATCAAGTATGGGTTTGTGACCCTGAAACACGAAAGATCACCGCAAGGACTGTGACTCGTTCGGGGCAATTTCGTGACGGTTATCAAAGCATCACTGAAGGGCTCCTCGCTGGGGAGTGGGTTGTGCTTTCTCGAGGCGACTGGCGTGATGGCCAACGCGTGAACCCTCAACCTATCAAGCCATGA
- a CDS encoding 7-carboxy-7-deazaguanine synthase QueE has protein sequence MRISEIFYSVQGEGSLTGVPSVFVRTSGCNLRCTWCDTPYASWKPEGPEMPTAEIMAEVLRHPARHVVVTGGEPLIAKGIHELLAAFHQAGKHITIETAGTILPEGIPVDLASISPKLANSTPSVEKAGAAWVQRHEQTRLQPAVLKAWLEHAPDYQLKFVISSEADLQEAQTVIDSIGLPVPPEKVLLMPEGTSMEAMRSRYSLLVAACLSHGYRLSPRLHIELFGNKRGT, from the coding sequence ATGCGGATCTCTGAGATTTTTTATTCCGTGCAAGGCGAAGGCTCCCTCACCGGCGTGCCGTCCGTTTTCGTGCGCACCTCCGGCTGTAATTTACGCTGCACCTGGTGTGACACGCCTTATGCCTCATGGAAGCCGGAGGGCCCTGAGATGCCGACGGCTGAAATCATGGCGGAAGTGCTGCGCCATCCCGCCCGCCATGTCGTGGTCACCGGAGGAGAGCCGCTCATCGCCAAAGGCATCCACGAGCTGTTAGCCGCCTTTCACCAAGCCGGGAAGCACATCACCATCGAGACCGCAGGCACCATCCTGCCGGAGGGTATCCCCGTGGATCTGGCCTCCATCAGCCCGAAACTGGCCAACTCCACCCCCAGTGTCGAGAAAGCCGGTGCCGCCTGGGTGCAACGCCACGAACAAACCCGACTCCAGCCCGCTGTGTTGAAAGCCTGGTTGGAGCATGCACCGGACTATCAGCTGAAATTCGTGATTTCTTCCGAAGCGGATCTTCAGGAAGCGCAAACGGTCATCGACTCCATCGGCCTCCCTGTGCCACCGGAGAAAGTCCTGCTTATGCCGGAAGGCACCAGCATGGAGGCCATGCGCAGCCGTTACTCCCTGCTGGTGGCCGCCTGCCTGAGTCATGGCTACCGCCTCAGCCCGCGGCTGCACATCGAGCTGTTTGGTAACAAACGCGGCACCTGA
- a CDS encoding ABC transporter permease: MVRHRVRSVFTILGVASGMFLFTAVETLQRSLAQATQTTAADTVLVVYRQNRFCPATSRLPEYYANEIRGISGVREVIPVQIVVNNCGASLDVITFRGVPEALLLSFAPEIQLITGSLDDWAKRDDGALLGEVFAARRGLKAGDKFDAAGVTITVAGVIRSPFVQDNNVAYVKLPFLQQASRAGLGVVTQFNVRVHHADDLTGVAQAIDDRFKSDEQPTDTRPEKAFFAETASELIELIRFTRWLGFGAVLAVAALVANALLLIVRGRVKENAVLRTLGYPGRAIGCLVVSEGGLLGLVGGVLGVGVAIVFLRWQSFTFGNEGQTLAVRPDGSVALIGISAALVLGLLASFWPAWQTMTQSIVKNLRS; the protein is encoded by the coding sequence ATGGTTAGGCATCGTGTTCGCTCTGTTTTTACGATTCTGGGGGTTGCTTCGGGCATGTTTCTGTTCACTGCGGTTGAGACGCTGCAGCGTTCTTTAGCTCAAGCGACTCAAACGACGGCTGCCGATACGGTCCTCGTGGTTTATCGACAAAATCGTTTTTGCCCGGCGACTAGTCGGCTACCAGAGTATTACGCCAACGAAATACGAGGTATCTCTGGGGTGCGAGAGGTGATCCCGGTCCAAATCGTGGTCAACAACTGTGGAGCATCTTTGGACGTTATCACCTTCCGAGGTGTCCCTGAGGCGTTGCTCCTCTCTTTTGCGCCCGAAATTCAACTCATCACAGGGAGTCTCGATGACTGGGCAAAACGTGATGATGGGGCATTACTGGGAGAAGTTTTTGCTGCTAGGCGTGGTCTCAAGGCGGGTGATAAATTTGATGCAGCCGGGGTGACGATCACGGTGGCTGGGGTAATTCGCTCACCGTTTGTTCAGGATAATAACGTGGCTTACGTCAAATTGCCGTTCTTACAGCAGGCCAGTCGAGCGGGACTCGGCGTGGTGACTCAATTCAATGTTCGTGTGCATCATGCGGATGATCTGACGGGAGTCGCACAAGCGATTGATGACCGTTTTAAGTCGGATGAGCAGCCTACCGATACGAGACCTGAAAAAGCATTTTTTGCAGAGACGGCCTCTGAACTCATCGAGCTTATTCGCTTTACACGTTGGTTGGGATTTGGGGCAGTCTTGGCTGTTGCAGCACTTGTGGCCAATGCACTTCTGCTGATTGTGAGAGGACGGGTCAAAGAGAATGCGGTTTTACGCACTCTTGGTTACCCTGGTCGGGCGATCGGCTGCTTGGTCGTAAGCGAGGGCGGGTTATTGGGACTCGTCGGCGGTGTGTTAGGGGTCGGCGTCGCTATCGTCTTTCTCCGCTGGCAGAGCTTTACCTTCGGCAATGAAGGTCAGACTCTAGCCGTGCGTCCCGATGGGAGCGTGGCTCTGATCGGCATTTCAGCGGCGCTTGTCCTGGGACTCTTGGCGTCATTCTGGCCAGCTTGGCAGACGATGACCCAGTCCATTGTGAAAAACCTTCGTTCTTGA
- a CDS encoding hemolysin family protein, whose translation MSSILTELIILMGLLLLNGVFAMAETALISARRPRLEMLVQQGQKSAQRAIELQTDPGVFLSTVQVGITLVGIIAGAASGAGLARELEPWVSAVPWLGQWASSVSMVIVVSIITFLSVVVGELLPKRLAIHAPERWASTLAGPMTKLSTLASPIVRLLDFSSDALVRLFGVNPGAAEVMSEDEVRASIIQGHRAGALKSHEREMLESVLELDDLTAADLMTPKPQIVWINLADSPEEIRRRMVEGGHSYFPVYQGTRDDVLGMISVKTLWKQSESGMITDLRPLLMTPLFVPESMPAARVIEQFRKHNRHQALVIDEFGAMQGLITLNDMMEAILGTMPDDPMETAPGGRRLDDGSWLVDGQAEMEDVAKLTGVPLSPTFDDDDYRTLAGFVMHMLGHVPAEGEHFDWLDFKIEVADMDRHRIDKVRICPPST comes from the coding sequence ATGTCCTCTATCTTGACGGAACTCATCATCCTCATGGGCTTGCTCCTGCTCAATGGCGTCTTTGCCATGGCGGAGACGGCGCTGATTTCCGCCCGACGTCCGCGGCTGGAGATGCTGGTGCAGCAGGGACAGAAAAGTGCGCAGAGAGCCATCGAGCTGCAGACCGATCCCGGCGTCTTCCTTTCCACGGTGCAGGTGGGCATCACGCTGGTCGGCATCATTGCAGGTGCCGCCAGTGGAGCCGGCTTGGCACGCGAGTTGGAGCCCTGGGTCTCCGCCGTGCCGTGGCTAGGTCAGTGGGCTTCCTCGGTCAGCATGGTCATCGTCGTTTCCATCATCACCTTCCTGAGCGTGGTGGTGGGTGAGCTACTGCCGAAGCGCCTGGCCATTCATGCGCCGGAACGGTGGGCGTCCACCCTGGCCGGGCCGATGACTAAGCTCTCAACCCTGGCCTCCCCCATCGTGAGGTTGCTGGACTTTTCCAGTGATGCGCTAGTTCGGCTGTTCGGCGTGAACCCCGGCGCGGCGGAGGTGATGTCTGAGGATGAAGTGCGCGCCTCCATCATTCAAGGCCACCGTGCCGGAGCGCTCAAGAGCCACGAACGGGAGATGCTGGAGAGTGTCTTGGAACTGGATGATCTGACGGCGGCGGATCTCATGACGCCGAAGCCCCAGATCGTCTGGATCAACCTCGCCGATAGTCCTGAGGAAATCCGGCGACGGATGGTGGAAGGCGGGCACTCCTACTTCCCGGTCTATCAAGGCACGCGTGACGATGTGCTGGGCATGATCTCAGTGAAGACGCTGTGGAAGCAGAGTGAATCCGGCATGATCACCGATCTCCGTCCTCTCCTCATGACCCCTCTCTTCGTGCCGGAGTCCATGCCTGCGGCCAGGGTCATCGAACAGTTCCGTAAACACAACCGCCACCAGGCCCTGGTCATCGATGAATTCGGAGCCATGCAGGGCCTCATCACCCTCAATGACATGATGGAAGCCATCCTGGGCACCATGCCCGATGATCCCATGGAGACCGCCCCTGGAGGGCGGCGCCTCGATGACGGCTCTTGGCTGGTGGATGGCCAAGCGGAGATGGAAGATGTGGCTAAGCTCACCGGAGTGCCTCTCTCACCCACCTTCGATGACGATGACTACCGCACGCTGGCCGGCTTCGTCATGCACATGCTCGGCCATGTCCCTGCGGAGGGTGAACACTTCGACTGGCTCGACTTCAAAATCGAAGTGGCTGACATGGACCGCCATCGCATTGACAAGGTGCGCATCTGTCCCCCCTCCACCTAG
- a CDS encoding sodium-independent anion transporter, with product MFFGAAELFRTQVQQACADPNLRIIILRLKNARHMDATSVMALEDLVRALRADGRDLLISGVMKDIYRVLRDSGMVEVIGKDNLFLASPSNPNVATRNALKRAQQLLGTTEADVKIFFDPTKKKEA from the coding sequence TTGTTCTTTGGTGCGGCGGAGCTCTTCCGCACCCAGGTCCAGCAGGCCTGCGCCGACCCCAACCTGCGCATCATCATCCTGCGCCTGAAAAATGCCCGCCACATGGACGCCACCTCCGTCATGGCCCTGGAGGATCTGGTGAGAGCCCTGCGTGCAGATGGCCGTGACCTCCTCATCAGCGGCGTCATGAAGGACATCTACCGGGTGCTGCGGGACTCCGGGATGGTTGAGGTCATTGGCAAGGACAACCTCTTCCTGGCCAGCCCCAGCAACCCGAACGTGGCCACCCGCAATGCTCTCAAACGGGCGCAGCAACTCCTCGGCACCACCGAGGCCGACGTGAAAATCTTCTTCGATCCCACAAAGAAGAAGGAGGCGTAA
- a CDS encoding ABC transporter permease — protein MLPFTYAVRNLFRSKMRLLQTVGGSFLVVLLVMTAVSINEGMTRMLSASGSVHNVILVGTGSEESIQRSEVPEKSAGIAGAVISGISEELGVRAVSSEIQHMSYVTVTGNNRAQALLRGVTPVSFRTHPEVRLLSGGFPASGQVMVGRLAWRKLNVPSHNLEPGQTLEIDDLKFSISGVFAAPGTVMESEIWMPLSDLRVLAKRDSLSCVVLRLEDPEDFSEAELFTKQRLDLELNALRESEYYAHITAFFRPVRGMIWVTVILIAVGAVFGGVNTLYAAFASRVREMATLQAIGFGRTTLLFSLIQESLLACLTGTLLASFIALFLLEGKTVPFSIGAVVLEVSPLVSFVGILTGFLLGVLGALPPAIRCLKPLLGTALRSS, from the coding sequence ATGCTACCTTTTACTTATGCCGTGCGGAATCTTTTCCGCTCGAAGATGCGGTTGCTACAAACTGTAGGAGGGAGCTTTCTGGTCGTGTTACTGGTGATGACGGCGGTTTCGATCAATGAGGGCATGACACGTATGCTCTCAGCTTCGGGGTCAGTCCATAACGTGATCTTAGTGGGCACAGGATCGGAAGAAAGTATTCAGAGGAGTGAGGTGCCTGAAAAGAGTGCAGGGATCGCTGGAGCCGTGATCTCAGGCATTTCTGAGGAACTCGGTGTCCGGGCCGTTTCGAGTGAAATTCAGCACATGAGTTATGTCACTGTTACCGGTAACAACCGTGCACAGGCACTTTTGCGAGGGGTGACGCCTGTCTCTTTCCGCACCCATCCAGAAGTGAGGCTTTTATCCGGAGGATTTCCCGCTTCAGGGCAGGTCATGGTGGGACGGTTGGCATGGCGAAAGCTCAATGTTCCCAGCCACAATCTTGAACCAGGCCAGACCCTAGAGATTGATGATCTGAAATTCTCAATCAGCGGTGTCTTTGCTGCCCCGGGGACAGTCATGGAGTCTGAGATCTGGATGCCATTGAGTGATCTGCGAGTATTGGCAAAGCGTGACTCCCTCTCGTGTGTCGTTTTGCGGCTTGAGGATCCTGAGGACTTCAGTGAGGCCGAGTTGTTCACTAAGCAGAGATTGGATCTCGAACTGAACGCCTTACGAGAGAGTGAATACTATGCCCATATCACAGCTTTTTTTCGCCCTGTGCGAGGCATGATTTGGGTCACTGTCATTCTCATTGCTGTGGGAGCTGTTTTTGGTGGGGTGAATACCCTTTATGCGGCCTTCGCTTCGCGAGTTCGTGAGATGGCCACACTTCAAGCCATCGGATTTGGTCGAACCACTTTGTTATTCTCGCTGATTCAGGAAAGTCTTCTGGCTTGCCTGACAGGAACGCTGTTGGCCTCCTTCATTGCCTTATTCTTGTTGGAGGGGAAGACCGTTCCATTCTCTATCGGGGCCGTGGTTTTGGAGGTGAGCCCTCTGGTGAGTTTCGTGGGAATATTGACCGGGTTCTTGTTGGGAGTTCTCGGGGCCCTTCCTCCCGCCATTCGCTGTCTGAAGCCCTTACTGGGAACGGCTTTAAGATCCTCCTGA
- a CDS encoding ABC transporter ATP-binding protein: MIRCQGISKSYQKGKTVVTPLEKLSFSVAKGEFLALMGPSGSGKTTLLNLLSGIDSPSEGSLIIAETELMGLSRRDLTRWRAKNVGYIFQLYHLVPVLTAFENVELPLLLSQLSKKERHARVRAVLELVGLGDRLHHLPSELSGGQEQRVAIARALVGDPPLLVADEPTGDLDKESANRILGLLGRLSREHGKTIVMVTHDPRAAEAANRTLHLEKGQLCTTV; this comes from the coding sequence ATGATCCGATGCCAAGGCATCTCGAAAAGCTATCAGAAAGGTAAGACGGTTGTGACCCCCCTTGAGAAGTTGAGCTTTTCCGTGGCGAAGGGAGAGTTTTTGGCCCTGATGGGACCGTCGGGCTCAGGTAAAACCACACTCTTGAATTTACTGTCGGGTATTGATTCCCCGAGCGAGGGTTCTCTGATCATCGCAGAAACGGAGTTGATGGGGCTTTCTCGTCGCGACCTCACACGCTGGCGGGCTAAAAACGTGGGCTACATTTTCCAGCTCTACCATCTTGTCCCCGTTCTGACCGCTTTCGAAAATGTGGAGTTGCCATTGCTGTTGTCGCAGCTCTCTAAAAAAGAGCGTCATGCGCGGGTGCGTGCTGTGCTAGAGCTCGTCGGTCTCGGGGATAGGCTTCATCATCTTCCCTCCGAGCTTTCAGGGGGGCAGGAGCAGCGCGTGGCCATTGCACGTGCGTTGGTGGGGGATCCTCCGCTCCTCGTGGCTGATGAACCCACAGGGGATTTGGATAAAGAATCTGCGAACCGTATTTTAGGGTTGTTAGGCAGATTGTCCCGTGAACACGGGAAGACCATTGTCATGGTGACTCATGATCCGCGTGCTGCTGAGGCAGCCAACCGAACTCTCCATTTGGAAAAAGGGCAGCTCTGCACCACAGTATGA
- a CDS encoding DUF2256 domain-containing protein, translating to MNGIRKEHLPSKMCPICNRPFAWRKKWAKNWNEVRYCSDACRRHAKSSHRPS from the coding sequence ATGAACGGCATCCGCAAAGAGCATCTCCCCTCAAAAATGTGCCCGATTTGTAACCGCCCCTTTGCCTGGCGAAAAAAATGGGCCAAGAACTGGAATGAGGTTCGCTACTGTAGCGACGCCTGCCGACGCCATGCGAAGAGCTCCCACAGGCCGAGTTGA